In Bacillus sp. FJAT-45037, the following are encoded in one genomic region:
- a CDS encoding alpha/beta fold hydrolase, with translation MLDYTIHQRDRNLEDVVLVHGFGGTSKIFRLQMKSYMEHFNVITIELPGHGESPDIDAYDEAFTWKLVTDEVEKTLDKIGIKKAHFVGVSLGTIIIHQLMQQAPERVKSTVMAGCVTKFTFSAKILLNIGKLIKPFTPHLWIYKLFAQIMMPKENHKKSRDIFIREAVKMKRKNFMGYYNAVQKVEMAYEYVQDYAAHVKKLYVSGSEDHFFIEALKEDIESDPNAQMVTFEKCGHLCNIERSRNFNEVSVNFLLEQVERIRKIS, from the coding sequence TTGTTAGATTATACTATTCATCAACGAGATCGTAATTTGGAGGATGTTGTGTTGGTTCACGGTTTTGGTGGGACTTCGAAGATCTTCCGTTTACAAATGAAATCATATATGGAACACTTTAACGTGATCACGATTGAGTTACCTGGCCACGGCGAATCGCCTGACATCGATGCTTATGATGAGGCTTTTACTTGGAAGCTTGTAACAGATGAAGTCGAAAAAACATTGGACAAGATTGGCATAAAGAAAGCTCATTTTGTTGGAGTGTCTCTTGGAACGATTATTATTCATCAACTGATGCAGCAAGCGCCTGAGCGTGTAAAAAGCACGGTGATGGCAGGATGTGTAACAAAATTTACTTTTTCTGCAAAAATACTCTTGAATATAGGCAAACTAATTAAACCATTTACGCCTCACTTATGGATCTATAAGCTATTTGCTCAGATCATGATGCCTAAGGAAAATCATAAAAAATCACGTGACATTTTCATTCGTGAAGCCGTAAAGATGAAACGTAAAAATTTCATGGGGTACTACAATGCCGTTCAGAAAGTTGAAATGGCTTACGAATATGTGCAAGACTATGCGGCACACGTAAAAAAGCTTTATGTGTCTGGGAGTGAGGATCACTTTTTCATCGAGGCTTTAAAAGAAGATATCGAAAGCGACCCTAATGCCCAAATGGTGACGTTTGAGAAATGCGGTCACCTATGTAATATAGAAAGATCTCGTAATTTTAATGAAGTGTCAGTGAATTTCCTACTTGAGCAAGTCGAAAGAATCAGAAAGATTTCATAA
- a CDS encoding SDR family oxidoreductase, with product MNIFLTGSTGFLGGRLIKNLVHQQPNTLYVLVRDLEKGEQLKATFSKEEQESIHLLVGDITKVDCGLSQADVSKLTGVVDVFYHLAALVKFDLDLRDDLFAINYDGTKHALNLAQQTGAKKFLYVSTAYTVGKRSVGVEELYDPQASYNNPYEESKVKSEHLVFSYADQMDVSILRPSIIVGDSKTGEADSMFTLYGFMRALEIFQRKINRSEDGRVGTYRLVANKEGTSNLVPVDYVADILSLAATRAEAGKIYNVTNPVAPKNIDLLNMLKSALKFDNLSVVDDATDYHLSPIETRLNTMVDVFNVYLSGAIQFEDKNTQALIAGSSVKHLAMSAETVQMIMNVYMKQPVR from the coding sequence ATGAATATATTCTTAACCGGTTCGACAGGCTTTCTTGGTGGTCGTTTGATTAAAAACCTCGTCCATCAACAGCCAAATACGCTGTATGTTTTAGTTCGTGATCTCGAGAAGGGCGAGCAATTAAAGGCGACCTTTTCAAAAGAGGAACAAGAAAGCATTCATTTGCTAGTTGGTGATATTACCAAGGTGGATTGTGGATTGTCTCAGGCGGATGTATCGAAGCTCACTGGAGTCGTTGATGTGTTTTATCACTTGGCTGCTTTGGTGAAATTTGATCTGGATTTGCGCGATGATTTATTTGCGATCAATTATGACGGCACAAAGCATGCCCTAAATCTTGCACAACAAACTGGCGCGAAAAAGTTTCTTTATGTTAGTACGGCATACACAGTCGGCAAGCGCTCGGTTGGTGTTGAAGAGTTGTATGATCCTCAGGCTTCGTACAACAATCCGTATGAGGAAAGCAAAGTAAAGTCAGAACACCTCGTCTTCTCGTATGCCGATCAGATGGATGTTTCGATTTTACGCCCATCGATCATCGTTGGTGACTCCAAAACCGGTGAGGCCGATTCAATGTTTACATTGTACGGGTTCATGCGCGCGCTCGAAATTTTCCAGCGCAAAATCAATCGGAGCGAAGACGGACGAGTTGGGACGTATCGACTTGTAGCGAATAAAGAAGGAACGTCGAATCTAGTCCCTGTTGATTATGTGGCTGATATCTTAAGCTTAGCGGCAACGAGAGCCGAAGCGGGGAAAATTTATAATGTGACCAACCCTGTCGCACCGAAAAATATCGACCTTCTCAATATGTTGAAAAGCGCATTGAAATTCGACAATTTATCGGTCGTCGATGATGCGACCGACTACCACTTGTCTCCGATTGAAACGCGATTAAATACTATGGTCGACGTATTTAACGTCTACTTATCAGGTGCGATTCAATTTGAAGATAAAAATACGCAGGCGTTGATCGCCGGTTCATCGGTTAAGCATTTAGCAATGTCAGCTGAGACGGTGCAAATGATCATGAATGTATATATGAAGCAGCCAGTTAGATGA